In Helianthus annuus cultivar XRQ/B chromosome 9, HanXRQr2.0-SUNRISE, whole genome shotgun sequence, the following are encoded in one genomic region:
- the LOC110878832 gene encoding chalcone synthase 3, giving the protein MNHFQKVVHLETIRENQRAHGLATILAIGTANPSNYIMQADYPDFYFRVTNSEHMVNLKNKFKRICDNTMITKRFMLLTEEFLKDNPNMCQYTSPSLNTRQDLLITQVPKLGKVAATKAIEEWGLPKSKITHLIFCTTSGIDMPGADYQLTKLLGLSPSVNRLMMYQQGCSGGGMVLRLAKDIAENNKGSRVLVVCSEIMATIFHGPSENHIDSLVGQALFGDGAAAIIVGSDPDLAVEHPLFEIVSASQTIIPDTEMAINLHLREDGLKLHLDKDVPKMIFENIENILMQAVRPLGLSDWNSLFWIVHPGGRRILDEVELKLNLDKQKLRASRHVLSEYGNMTSACVLFIINEMRNKSLEDGKSTTGEGLDWGVLFGFGPGLTVETVVLHSKPSTVQQVKTGPEDLA; this is encoded by the exons ATGAATCATTTTCAAAAGGTTGTACATCTTGAAACAATTCGAGAGAATCAACGGGCACATGGTCTAGCCACTATTCTTGCCATTGGCACTGCAAATCCTTCCAATTATATTATGCAGGCAGATTATCCTGATTTCTATTTCCGTGTTACAAATAGTGAGCATATGGTTaatcttaaaaacaagtttaagCGCATAT GTGACAACACAATGATAACGAAGCGATTCATGCTCCTCACAGAAGAGTTTCTGAAAGATAACCCCAACATGTGCCAGTACACGAGTCCCTCTTTAAATACTCGCCAAGACTTGTTGATCACCCAAGTCCCAAAGCTCGGTAAGGTAGCCGCTACGAAAGCCATCGAGGAGTGGGGACTCCCGAAATCCAAGATCACCCATCTCATCTTTTGCACCACCTCGGGCATCGACATGCCTGGTGCTGACTATCAGCTCACCAAGTTACTTGGTCTCTCCCCTTCGGTCAACCGGCTCATGATGTACCAACAAGGCTGCTCGGGTGGGGGCATGGTCCTTCGTCTAGCCAAGGACATTGCTGAAAACAACAAGGGTTCACGCGTCCTTGTTGTCTGCTCAGAGATCATGGCTACTATCTTTCATGGGCCTAGTGAGAACCACATTGATTCTTTAGTTGGCCAAGCACTTTTTGGGGATGGAGCGGCTGCAATCATCGTGGGTTCGGATCCAGATTTGGCGGTTGAGCATCCACTATTCGAGATTGTTTCCGCAAGTCAAACTATTATACCAGACACTGAGATGGCGATAAACTTGCACTTGAGGGAGGATGGGCTCAAACTACACCTGGACAAGGATGTGCCCAAGATGATCTTTGAGAATATAGAGAATATATTAATGCAAGCGGTTCGTCCACTTGGTCTAAGTGACTGGAATTCGCTGTTTTGGATCGTTCATCCTGGTGGTAGACGCATACTCGACGAGGTGGAGCTGAAACTCAACCTTGACAAACAGAAGTTGAGGGCCAGTAGACATGTTCTAAGTGAATATGGAAACATGACTAGTGCTTGTGTGTTGTTCATCATTAATGAGATGAGAAATAAATCTTTGGAGGATGGAAAAAGTACGACCGGTGAAGGTTTAGATTGGGGCGTTCTGTTTGGATTTGGACCGGGTTTGACAGTTGAAACGGTTGTTCTGCATAGCAAACCCTCTACTGTGCAACAGGTCAAGACGGGACCGGAAGACCTGGCATGA